The following are encoded in a window of Gavia stellata isolate bGavSte3 chromosome 17, bGavSte3.hap2, whole genome shotgun sequence genomic DNA:
- the LOC104252407 gene encoding ferritin light chain: MAEPRSKRPRVTLPACPAHRSLPGSRVRQSFPPAVEEGLCGVTGALLELAYCLQALGEYFDQSHVALPNVSKFFLHQALEERKAAEALMKYQQERGGHYCSKTIQKPNCEYAVGLMKALEVAMVQWKTMIRYFEELYALSIENADPHSASTIKKQFIGPKIRKIKLMGDLLTNARRLDCSQDGRNSLGDYFMDRLQKEFRTGIEPEPSQHCSPCPPLQQCTGAAEGLKRPQRESSQYRNGIGPIYATIHCTTTLPQCNDGTGAKVKQGREGL; this comes from the exons ATGGCCGAGCCGCGCTCCAAGCGGCCCCGCGTCACGCTGCCCGCCTGCCCGGCGCACCGCTCGCTGCCCGGCAGCCGCGTGAGGCAGAGCTTCCCGCCCGCCGTGGAGGAAGGCCTCTGCGGTGTCACCGGCGCCCTGCTGGAGCTCGCCTACTGCCTGCAGGCGCTG GGTGAATATTTTGATCAGTCACATGTGGCTCTACCAAATGTTTCAAAGTTCTTCTTGCATCAAGCTCTGGAAGAGAGGAAAGCCGCAGAGGCTTTGATGAAGTATCAGCAAGAAAGAGGAGGCCATTACTGTTCTAAAACCATCCAG aAACCAAACTGTGAGTACGCAGTCGGTCTGATGAAAGCCCTGGAAGTAGCAATGGTACAGTGGAAAACTATGATACGGTATTTTGAAGAGCTTTATGCGCTGAGTATTGAAAACGCAGACCCTCATAGCGCAAGCACTATCAAGAAACAATTTATTGGGCCCAAAATCCGGAAGATCAAGCTGATGGGAGATCTACTGACCAATGCTCGCAGGCTTGACTGTTCCCAAGACGGCAGAAATAGTCTTGGGGATTACTTTATGGACCGGTTGCAGAAAGAGTTCAGAACAGGCATAGAGCCAGAGCCTAGTCAGcactgcagcccctgcccacctctcCAGCAGTGtacaggagctgcagagggtCTGAAGCGACCCCAGAGAGAATCTTCCCAGTACAGAAATGGCATAGGGCCAATCTATGCAACCATACACTGTACTACCACGCTGCCACAGTGTAATGATGGGACAGGAGCAAAAGtgaagcagggcagggagggactTTAA
- the MYOD1 gene encoding myoblast determination protein 1 → MDLLGPMEMTEGSLCSFTAADDFYDDPCFNTSDMHFFEDLDPRMVHVGGLLKPEEHLHHHGHHHGHPHEEEHVRAPSGHHQAGRCLLWACKACKRKTTNADRRKAATMRERRRLSKVNEAFETLKRCTSTNPNQRLPKVEILRNAIRYIESLQALLREQEDAYYPVLEHYSGESDASSPRSNCSDGMMEYSGPPCSSRRRNSYDSSYYTESPNDPKHGKSSVVSSLDCLSSIVERISTDNSTCPILPPVESVAEGSPCSPPEGASLNDSGAQIPSPTNCTPLPQDNGGSSSNPIYQVL, encoded by the exons ATGGACTTACTGGGCCCCATGGAGATGACGGAGGGCTCCCTCTGCTCCTTCACGGCCGCTGATGACTTCTACGACGACCCGTGCTTCAACACGTCGGACATGCACTTCTTTGAGGACCTGGACCCCCGGATGGTGCACGTGGGGGGCCTGCTGAAGCCTGAGGAGCACCTGCACCACCACGGGCACCACCACGGGCACCCGCACGAGGAGGAGCACGTCCGGGCACCCAGCGGGCACCACCAGGCCGGCCGCTGCCTGCTGTGGGCCTGCAAGGCTTGCAAGAGGAAGACCACCAACGCCGACCGCCGTAAGGCTGCCACCATGAGGGAGCGGCGGCGGCTCAGTAAGGTCAATGAGGCCTTTGAGACCCTCAAGCGCTGCACCTCCACCAACCCCAACCAGCGCCTGCCCAAGGTGGAGATCCTGCGCAACGCCATCCGCTACATCGAGAGCCTGCAGGCCCTGCTGCGGGAGCAGGAGGACGCTTACTACCCGGTGCTGGAGCACTACAGCGGGGAATCGGATGCCTCCAGCCCCCGCTCCAACTGCTCCGATGGCATG ATGGAGTACAGTGGGCCTCCTTGCAGCTCTCGCAGAAGAAACAGCTATGACAGCAGCTACTACACAGAATCACCAAATG ATCCAAAGCATGGGAAGAGTTCTGTTGTTTCCAGCCTCGATTGCCTCTCAAGCATTGTAGAGAGGATTTCCACAGATAACTCCACATGTCCCATACTGCCTCCAGTGGAAAGTGTTGCTGAAGGGAGTCCTTGTTCCCCCCCAGAAGGAGCGAGTCTGAATGATAGTGGAGCCCAAATTCCTTCCCCCACCAACTGCACCCCACTTCCCCAGGATAatggcggcagcagcagcaacccTATCTACCAAGTGCTATAA